TGATTAAGACTGGCCGGACGCGATGCGTCGTTCCATCAAACTAGTCGCATTGTCGATTTCAGGATTAATGCTGATAGTTATCCTTGGCATATATGAACTGGGCTCAACGCTGTCGGCACCTGCCCCACACAACATTGGACCGCCGCCGGAAGATCTGCACGCGATAGAAATCGAATTCTCCGGCATTCGCGGCTGGTTCGTGCCCGCAGGCGCAAACTCCCATTGCATCCTTCTGATGCACGGAGTTCGCGGACATCGACTAGATATGATTAAGCGCGCCCGATTTCTGCATGAAGCCGGTTACGCATCGTTGCTCTTTGATTTCCAGGCGCACGGTCAAAGCCCGGGGGATCACATCACTTTCGGCTACCTGGAATCACAGAACGCCCGCGCGGCGCTTGTCTTCGTTCGCGCAAAATTTGGCTGCAAGCACGTAGGTGCTATCGGCCAATCGTTAGGTGGAGCGGCGGCCTTGCTTGGCAAGGAACCCCTGCGAGTCGACGCATTGGTCATCGAGTCGGTTTATCCGACTATCGAGCAAGCCATTGCCGATCGCCTTCGGATACGACTAGGCAATTTCGGTCCGCCGCTCGAACCGCTACTGACTTTGCAGCTCAAATTCCATCTCGGCATCAACGCCGACGCCCTTCGTCCCATTGACGCCGTTCGCCATGCCAGCGCCCCGCTCTTCGTCTTGGCAGGCACAGAAGATCAACACACCCCCCTCGCCGAGGCACAACGCCTGTTCGACGCAGCACCAGAGCCTAAACAATTCTGGGCGATTGCGGGCGCTAAACACGTCGACTTGTATAACGTTGCGCCGGTTGAATACCAAAAAAGAGTACTGCAGTTTTTTGCCTTATACGTTGGTGCGCCGGTCGCTTCAATACCGGTGAAGCAACGTGACTCTTACTCCCGTAGCCGACAGTTATTCGATGGAGATTAAGGAGTGCAAGACGAATGGCACTTACTGAAAGCAAAAACCGAAACGTATCCGCCGCCACTCCCTCCCCCTCAGGGGGAGGGCTGGGGTGGGGGTGGGTTTTTTTACAGTAGCGATCACAACCCACCCCCATCCTGTCCTTCCCCCTGAAGGGGAAGGGACCTGCTAATAAGGTCGGGGTCGTCAGTTTAGTAACATAGTCGAGTTAAGTGTAATCCACTGTGGTCTATCCTTAATTCGTAAAAAAAGAAAGCTGTCGTTTCCTATAACAAAAATGAAATAACTGACATGGCGAATAACTGTAAAGAGTGCGGAGCTGCACTGAGCGAGGCAGTCGAACTGCCTGCTAAGCATTCGTATTGCGCCAACTGCTGGAAAGATAAGCAGCAGCACCAACAACGCTCCGCGTTATTTGGGTTGGCCCTTTATGTCGGCGTTGGCCTCTTGATAGTTCTTGTCTTTCGTGGCAACGGCTTTGGATGGATGTTGCTAAACATAGCCCTACTGTACGTACTCAGCGTTCTTGCGGTAGTCCTTCATGAGCTTGGGCATGCGATTGCATCCCGTTCGGTGGGAATGCGGGTACAACGATTGGTAATCGGCACTGGAACCACTTTTTGGCAAATCCGACTATTTGGAGCCTGGATAATTCTTAGAGTCTTCCCCTTCGGCGGCGGACATGTTGTAGCGACCCACCCGGCCTTGAATTGGGTGCGATTGAGACATGCGGTATTCGTTCTGGCCGGACCAATGACTAATTTGTCCATCGCCATCATGCTGAGTTGCTTGACGCCCGAAACAGCTCTACGTAACTGGCCAGCAAACACATACTTCTATCCCACCCTAGTCTTTATCGCCGCCAATCTGGTGGCATTTGTCGTGAGCTTGTACCCAAAGCATTACATAACCGAGGAAGGCAACCAGGAGGAGAGTGACGGTCTGCAATTGCTGCGTCTTCCGTTTCGGAAAGCGGATGATTTTAGTTCACATGTTGCCGCTCACTATTTATTGCCCGGCGCCGAATGCCTCGCCATCAAAGACTATGCGGGTACCCGCCAAGCAGCTCTTAACGGCTTACAGGCTTATCGCACGTTAGATCTAGTACGCGCACATTTATTAAATCAGGTAGCGTGGAGCGATTTGCTGGATGGAACCATGAAGTTACCTGAGGAATCATTGGCGTTTGCGTCTGAAGCGCTACGACTTGCGCCCGATGATATCGCTATCAAAGGCACCTTGGGTTCTCTACTAGTGGAAAGTGGTCAATATGAGAAAGGTCTAACGCTCTTGCTCGACTCTAATGCCGGAGTTAAACGTAGCACGGACCGTGCACTCAATTTGTGCTACGTAGCTATTGCCCATAAACAACTGGGCAATACCGGCAAGGCTGACGACGTAATTCACGAAATTCAGACGCTGGATCCTGATTGTCTCTTGCTCCAGCGGGCTCGCGGCATAGTTGGTTAGGGCGCATCTCCCTACGCTCGCCCTAACTTACCCATCAAAAGCACTTACCCTAAACTTTGTAATCACCCACACGCCAACGTTGACACGTTCCGGCATAGCCCCGTAGGTTGCGTACACAATAACCCACGGCCGCAGGTCTTGGGTCCATACTACGAACACTCATTCACGGAGGAGACGTATGAAATTCCTGAAAGCCGTCCTGTGTGTCGTTCTGAGTGTGGTGGCCGTCACAGCGCAAGCGCGCAGCCTCGACGAAATCAAGAAACAAGGAAAGATCGTCATTGCTTCGGAAGGACAATACGCGCCGTTCAACTTCTTCGAAGGTAGCCGTCTGACTGGGTTTGAGATCGACGTGGCCGACGCGGTGGCGAAGAAGATGGGGTTGGCGGTGGAATGGAAGACGCTGGCGTTCGATGCGTTGCTTGCCGGATTGGCGACGGACCGATGGGACTTGGTAATTGCATCGCATGCCATCACCCCGGAACGCGAGAAGGCAGTGACGTTCACCGCGCCGCACTATTGCTCGGGTGGCGTCATCGTCAGTAAGAGCGCCTCGATCAGCAAGGCTAAAGACCTTGCCGGGCACACTGTCGCCGCCCAGACCGGAACGAGCTACCTAGAAGCCCTACAGAAAATTCCCGGCATCAACGCCGTCAAAAACTTCCCGAAAGATACCGACGCGCAAAGCGCGCTCATGAGTGGGCGGGTCGATGCATGGGTGACGGATAAATTCGTCGCCAAGCCGGCGGTGGCATCGAATCCCAAAGCGAATCTGAAAATCGGCGACTTCGTGGTAGTCGAACGGGTCGCGGCAGCGGTGAAGAAAGGCAACAATTCACTGGCACAGGCGTACAACGAAGCGCTTAAGCAAGTGATGGCGGATGGCACCTACGCGGCGATCTCGAAGAAGTATTTCGACGAAGACGTGCGCTGCCACTAGTGTCCGTCCCTAGTGGCACTTACTTAACGCCTTTATGGTTTGTTATCCCCTCTCCCCCGTGCTTTTCGGGGGAGAGGGTAAGGGAGAGGGGGCGCATTTAAGAGCCTCGATACTTCAGGCGCCCCTCTCCCTCACCCTCTCCCCGCAAGCGGGGAGAGGGAATATCTACGGTACGTTGCTTAAGTAACTGCCATGCAGGACAGACCCTAGAAGTTGTTTCAACAATCGGTAGCCCGGATGGAGTGAAGCGCAATCCGGGTTACGAACAGTAGACGGGTAATTCATCGCCCGTTCTACACAAGACCACTTCCGAACACCGAGAGAGGTCGCCATGACCCAGGCAACCACATCGTCGCCCAGCTGGTCGCCCGAACGAAAAAGCACCGCGATTATTTTGGTATCGGCGGTGCTTTTGGTACTCATCCTGTGGCTCATCGCGATTCCGCTATCGTGGGCGCCCGATCCTATCGGGCCAGCGGCACAACTGTTCGCCGAAGGCACGCGCACCACGGTAGAGCTGACGCTCCTATCCGGCATCATCGGCGTCTTAATCGGCGTATTGGTAGCGGTCGGCAAACTGTCGAAATTTCTGGTGCTGCGTATGGTGTCGGCGGCGTATATCTGGATCATCCGCGGCACGCCGCTGTTGGTGCAAATCTTGTTCGTGTTTCTGGCATTGCCGATGTTGGTTCCTGAGCTGCAACTGTCGGACTTCAACTCCGCCGCGGTCGCGCTTGCGTTTAACGTCGGCGCCTATAACGCCGAAGCGATTCGCGCCGGCATTCAGGCGATTCCGAAGGGACAGATCGAGGCGGCGCGCTCGCTCGGCTTAA
This Gammaproteobacteria bacterium DNA region includes the following protein-coding sequences:
- a CDS encoding alpha/beta hydrolase, translated to MRRSIKLVALSISGLMLIVILGIYELGSTLSAPAPHNIGPPPEDLHAIEIEFSGIRGWFVPAGANSHCILLMHGVRGHRLDMIKRARFLHEAGYASLLFDFQAHGQSPGDHITFGYLESQNARAALVFVRAKFGCKHVGAIGQSLGGAAALLGKEPLRVDALVIESVYPTIEQAIADRLRIRLGNFGPPLEPLLTLQLKFHLGINADALRPIDAVRHASAPLFVLAGTEDQHTPLAEAQRLFDAAPEPKQFWAIAGAKHVDLYNVAPVEYQKRVLQFFALYVGAPVASIPVKQRDSYSRSRQLFDGD
- a CDS encoding amino acid ABC transporter permease, with protein sequence MTQATTSSPSWSPERKSTAIILVSAVLLVLILWLIAIPLSWAPDPIGPAAQLFAEGTRTTVELTLLSGIIGVLIGVLVAVGKLSKFLVLRMVSAAYIWIIRGTPLLVQILFVFLALPMLVPELQLSDFNSAAVALAFNVGAYNAEAIRAGIQAIPKGQIEAARSLGLSPLQTFFDVTFPQAFKISLPPLVNNFVALLKDSSLAYVIGVVELSNIGNRIQAATFQPVPVFITTACLYLLLTTVLTQISGAIEDRLDIGRR
- a CDS encoding amino acid ABC transporter substrate-binding protein → MKFLKAVLCVVLSVVAVTAQARSLDEIKKQGKIVIASEGQYAPFNFFEGSRLTGFEIDVADAVAKKMGLAVEWKTLAFDALLAGLATDRWDLVIASHAITPEREKAVTFTAPHYCSGGVIVSKSASISKAKDLAGHTVAAQTGTSYLEALQKIPGINAVKNFPKDTDAQSALMSGRVDAWVTDKFVAKPAVASNPKANLKIGDFVVVERVAAAVKKGNNSLAQAYNEALKQVMADGTYAAISKKYFDEDVRCH
- a CDS encoding site-2 protease family protein; its protein translation is MANNCKECGAALSEAVELPAKHSYCANCWKDKQQHQQRSALFGLALYVGVGLLIVLVFRGNGFGWMLLNIALLYVLSVLAVVLHELGHAIASRSVGMRVQRLVIGTGTTFWQIRLFGAWIILRVFPFGGGHVVATHPALNWVRLRHAVFVLAGPMTNLSIAIMLSCLTPETALRNWPANTYFYPTLVFIAANLVAFVVSLYPKHYITEEGNQEESDGLQLLRLPFRKADDFSSHVAAHYLLPGAECLAIKDYAGTRQAALNGLQAYRTLDLVRAHLLNQVAWSDLLDGTMKLPEESLAFASEALRLAPDDIAIKGTLGSLLVESGQYEKGLTLLLDSNAGVKRSTDRALNLCYVAIAHKQLGNTGKADDVIHEIQTLDPDCLLLQRARGIVG